One Candidatus Paceibacterota bacterium genomic region harbors:
- the recO gene encoding DNA repair protein RecO, with protein MYRVYTTKAIVLGSKNAGEANKYYFLLTRELGLITAFAQGVRELKSKLRHGLEQYSYVQVSLIRGKEKWRLTNVAHMVGIEGIKNSKEKAKLEAKLCALVQRLVHGEEADIELFDELVDSLKFLARCDSDLHDYELLAVLRVLDRLGYIAPREAWLAYLDNELWKGEALPDIAKERKSLLQTINESLYHSQL; from the coding sequence ATGTACCGCGTCTACACGACGAAGGCAATTGTGCTTGGCAGCAAGAACGCGGGGGAGGCGAATAAATATTACTTTCTGCTCACCCGCGAGCTCGGGCTCATCACTGCATTTGCGCAGGGAGTGCGAGAATTAAAGTCGAAATTGCGGCATGGGCTCGAGCAGTATTCTTACGTACAAGTCTCGCTTATTCGCGGTAAAGAAAAGTGGCGGCTTACCAATGTTGCGCACATGGTCGGCATAGAAGGTATAAAAAATTCTAAAGAAAAGGCTAAACTTGAGGCGAAGTTGTGCGCTCTGGTGCAACGCTTGGTGCACGGTGAGGAGGCAGACATTGAATTGTTCGACGAGCTTGTTGACTCACTCAAATTTTTAGCGCGATGCGATTCCGATTTGCACGATTATGAACTGCTCGCGGTGCTTCGTGTGCTCGACCGGCTTGGCTATATCGCACCGCGCGAGGCTTGGCTCGCGTATCTCGATAATGAATTGTGGAAAGGTGAGGCGCTACCCGATATCGCCAAAGAGCGTAAGTCCTTGCTTCAGACTATCAATGAGTCTTTGTACCATAGTCAACTTTAG